A region from the Kineothrix sp. IPX-CK genome encodes:
- the acpP gene encoding acyl carrier protein encodes MLERVKEIIQEQLSLDGVEITEESSFKEDLGADSLDLFELVMAFEEEYGIEIPSEDLEKITTVGAVIEYMKNKGVEA; translated from the coding sequence ATGTTAGAAAGAGTAAAAGAAATTATCCAGGAACAATTGAGCTTAGACGGTGTTGAAATTACGGAAGAATCCTCCTTTAAAGAAGATTTGGGAGCGGATTCCCTCGATTTATTCGAATTGGTCATGGCTTTTGAAGAAGAATACGGTATTGAGATTCCTTCCGAAGATCTTGAGAAGATTACAACGGTTGGAGCTGTAATAGAATATATGAAGAACAAAGGCGTAGAAGCATAA